Proteins encoded in a region of the Psychromicrobium lacuslunae genome:
- a CDS encoding serine/threonine protein kinase, whose protein sequence is MQNLYPAQPPSAEGLHVQRKLGQGGSAQVWLVSTKRGEQYALKCFAAAGVAMAVGHSFGQHPGLRRELRVLKNFQHKHLIGLHDVVKLTADWSGMTALLMDYAPGGSLADLLAVRHRLSVGETITILTPIFQVLDYLHSHGIQHGDISAGNILFSVTGEPLLADLGLAHWRGERSQLPREGTEGFIDPVRRQTLFEPAAADVYALSALGWWCLSGQSPGQRRRLAALPSNVPARLAEALRSGLAAEPALRPDAANLASEIFATAAALPVDLIAAVHPSVLPQLLTRRRVRRSAWSKQVSIAEQPSRTGPWRFRFPGSRAAGWWLSFRGGRVLLRPFAQLLSSVMLVFVLLFGLSHGVGEDAATTAARAAHSEPGAAQNTQQKAVPRPQLGVDTGGSDAKLLVPSASAQSPAELLAALCRLRAEAFRSGQLKLLDDIDAPGSVALQNDRLSLAALLQQRQLLDGFSISTTTLAQQHNAVGQLIITAKVRFSPYSVRAVAGRVIRHNTAQEQTLRFLLVAHRAHWLISEIHSI, encoded by the coding sequence ATGCAGAATCTCTACCCAGCACAGCCTCCAAGCGCCGAGGGGTTGCATGTGCAGCGGAAACTGGGGCAGGGCGGAAGCGCTCAAGTCTGGCTGGTTAGCACCAAAAGAGGCGAACAATACGCCTTGAAATGCTTCGCGGCCGCTGGGGTAGCAATGGCGGTTGGCCATTCGTTCGGGCAGCATCCGGGTTTACGTCGTGAACTGAGGGTATTGAAGAACTTTCAACATAAGCACCTGATCGGGCTTCATGATGTGGTCAAACTCACAGCCGACTGGTCGGGTATGACGGCGCTGCTGATGGATTACGCTCCCGGTGGTTCGCTGGCTGATTTACTGGCGGTGCGGCACCGGCTGAGCGTTGGTGAGACGATCACCATACTGACGCCGATCTTTCAGGTACTCGACTACCTGCATAGCCACGGCATCCAGCACGGTGATATCTCGGCGGGCAACATCTTATTCTCCGTGACCGGCGAGCCGCTCCTCGCCGATCTGGGCTTGGCGCATTGGCGAGGCGAGCGGTCGCAGCTACCCCGGGAGGGCACCGAGGGATTTATTGACCCGGTGCGGCGTCAGACATTATTTGAACCCGCAGCGGCCGATGTCTATGCGCTCAGTGCGCTGGGCTGGTGGTGTCTGAGCGGTCAGTCTCCAGGGCAACGTCGTCGACTAGCGGCACTTCCGTCAAACGTGCCAGCCCGTTTAGCTGAAGCTTTACGCTCCGGTCTGGCCGCCGAACCCGCACTGCGACCCGATGCGGCAAACCTGGCCAGTGAAATCTTTGCCACTGCTGCTGCACTGCCGGTCGATCTGATCGCCGCAGTGCACCCCAGCGTGCTGCCGCAGCTACTGACCAGGCGTCGGGTACGCCGGTCAGCGTGGTCGAAGCAGGTATCGATTGCGGAACAGCCGAGCCGAACCGGGCCGTGGCGTTTTCGGTTTCCCGGCAGCCGAGCCGCTGGCTGGTGGCTTTCTTTCCGCGGAGGTCGGGTGTTGCTTCGCCCGTTCGCTCAGCTGTTGAGCAGTGTGATGCTGGTTTTCGTGCTGCTGTTCGGACTGTCGCATGGCGTCGGCGAGGACGCCGCGACAACAGCCGCTCGAGCTGCTCACTCTGAGCCTGGAGCAGCGCAGAACACTCAACAAAAAGCAGTACCAAGACCGCAGCTCGGGGTCGATACCGGGGGTTCCGATGCAAAACTGCTGGTGCCTTCGGCCTCGGCGCAGTCTCCCGCCGAGCTGCTCGCAGCACTGTGCCGCCTGCGTGCGGAGGCATTTCGAAGCGGGCAACTCAAGCTGCTCGACGATATTGACGCGCCCGGCTCGGTGGCGTTACAGAACGACCGACTGAGCCTGGCTGCGCTACTTCAACAGCGCCAGCTGCTCGACGGCTTCTCCATCTCAACGACCACCCTGGCACAGCAGCACAACGCCGTGGGGCAACTGATCATTACCGCCAAAGTACGTTTCAGCCCCTACTCAGTGCGGGCCGTTGCTGGCCGGGTAATCCGCCATAACACCGCGCAAGAGCAGACGCTACGCTTCCTCTTGGTAGCCCATCGCGCCCATTGGTTGATTTCAGAAATTCACTCGATCTAG
- a CDS encoding TIGR01777 family oxidoreductase codes for MRVLISGASGMLGSALSQALTLRGDQVIALVRREAQHAAEISWDPAAGVLDPAALTGIDAVVNLSGAPLIQIPRRWTRSYIEELYASRIGPTRTLAAAIASVDEPPKVLISQSGAGYYGSHESSVYDESGPQGEGVLADLCGLWEAATAQASDVTRVTRMRTGVVLGPRGGALAKLLVPLKWGVGGNLGSGEQYWPWISQPDLVAAIVFLLDQRLDGAVNLVAPELGTVAQLVEELARALHRPHFFSVPAPLLELGLSKAAAREVLLTSTKTRPAVLLEQGFNFQHPELRSASEWVVSQL; via the coding sequence ATGCGAGTTTTAATCTCAGGTGCATCTGGAATGCTAGGCAGTGCGCTCAGCCAGGCACTCACCCTACGCGGCGATCAAGTGATTGCCCTGGTCAGACGGGAGGCGCAGCACGCCGCCGAGATTTCTTGGGACCCGGCCGCGGGGGTCCTCGACCCGGCAGCATTGACCGGGATCGACGCGGTGGTGAATCTCTCCGGTGCCCCGCTGATTCAGATTCCACGGCGCTGGACACGAAGTTATATTGAGGAGCTTTACGCCTCTCGGATCGGACCCACCCGTACCCTGGCCGCGGCGATCGCCAGTGTCGATGAGCCGCCTAAGGTGTTGATCAGTCAGTCCGGCGCTGGATATTACGGTTCGCACGAAAGCAGCGTCTATGACGAGTCAGGCCCACAAGGCGAGGGGGTTTTGGCTGATCTTTGCGGGCTCTGGGAGGCAGCAACGGCTCAGGCTAGCGATGTCACCCGAGTAACCAGGATGCGTACCGGGGTGGTGCTCGGCCCGCGCGGTGGAGCGCTGGCTAAACTGCTCGTGCCACTCAAATGGGGCGTTGGCGGAAATCTTGGCTCTGGCGAGCAATACTGGCCCTGGATCTCGCAGCCCGATCTGGTAGCCGCGATAGTGTTTCTGCTGGATCAACGGCTCGACGGAGCAGTGAACCTGGTGGCACCGGAACTGGGCACCGTGGCTCAACTGGTTGAGGAGTTAGCCCGAGCCCTCCATCGGCCACACTTCTTCTCCGTTCCGGCTCCGCTGCTAGAACTCGGTCTGAGTAAGGCAGCAGCCCGGGAGGTATTGCTGACCAGTACTAAAACACGCCCAGCAGTGCTCCTGGAGCAAGGCTTCAATTTCCAGCACCCTGAGCTGCGTTCCGCGAGTGAATGGGTAGTTTCCCAGCTCTGA